The window ACCTGATTCATGGTGCTGAGTCGGGTAATGGTTGGGTGCGACCGGAGGATGTTACCAATGAATTACTGCATCTATCCCGACGCACGCGTATGACCTTGCGTATCCCTGAGAGACGATTGCCGGATATCGCTGAATTAAATGGCAAAACACTGGATATTGGCGGTTATACTCTGGAGGTCAGAGATTTTAATGTGCATGAGTTGAGTATCTTGCCGACTATGTTTGCACGTTATGTTGAGAGTGATCCTAATATAGATGAGGATGATTTTATGCAAGAAGCGGCAGCAGAGATCCAGGCGATGGGGGTGCAGGTGAAAAAGATGATGTGTGGTAAGACACACAGCTTTCGTAGTCCTAAGCGGGATATCTTTACCCGTAGTCTGATGCTGGCGGATTTAACCCCGGACGAATCAATCTTGTTGCAACAAAAAGGGTTGGGTACAGGCCGAAAGATGGGTTATGGCCTGTTTATAGCGCATCGTGGAATTAAGGCGGTGAAGGATATGGATGAAGAGTTGGCAGGGAGTCAAGCAGCCGCCGCCAAGGTATAGGTAGGGTGCGTACTACGCACCAATATATTTTTTGCTGGAAAATAGCAGAATAATTGAATATAATTTGCACCAGTAAATTTGAGTGTAGAGAATTTAGAGGAGATTAAGCATGTCTTTAGACGGTGTAGCACGTACTGAAAATGGTTATTTGGAAAACACAGAAGACTGGAATGAAGAAATAGCAGCAGCATTATTTGTAGAAGAAGAAATTGATCCTACTCCTGAACATTGGGATATCGTGCGGTATGTTCGTGAAGAAATGCTGAATGGTGATGAGCCAAACGAGCGTAGCATTATGAAAAAGATGGGTAAGCTTTGGGGTCGTAAAGTGACTTCTAAGGAAATGTACGAAATGTTTCCAGGCATGCCATCCAAGCAAGGTTTGAAGATTGGTGGTTGCCCACAGAGCACGCGTAAGGGCGGTTATTAATCGGTTTTTAGATGAAAACAATCTTTATTGCCCATTAGAGATATAGCACTGTATAATGGAACCTTATATAGT is drawn from Gammaproteobacteria bacterium and contains these coding sequences:
- the cas6 gene encoding type I-MYXAN CRISPR-associated protein Cas6/Cmx6 is translated as MYWQEDKPKKEAGISRDILDVVFSIRCRCLALDHAYDLSQALTQALPWLHDEELAGIHLIHGAESGNGWVRPEDVTNELLHLSRRTRMTLRIPERRLPDIAELNGKTLDIGGYTLEVRDFNVHELSILPTMFARYVESDPNIDEDDFMQEAAAEIQAMGVQVKKMMCGKTHSFRSPKRDIFTRSLMLADLTPDESILLQQKGLGTGRKMGYGLFIAHRGIKAVKDMDEELAGSQAAAAKV
- a CDS encoding TusE/DsrC/DsvC family sulfur relay protein; translated protein: MSLDGVARTENGYLENTEDWNEEIAAALFVEEEIDPTPEHWDIVRYVREEMLNGDEPNERSIMKKMGKLWGRKVTSKEMYEMFPGMPSKQGLKIGGCPQSTRKGGY